The Candidatus Gracilibacteria bacterium genome window below encodes:
- a CDS encoding polysaccharide deacetylase family protein — protein sequence MSFLITFLSSLFGLSSFGLSADTKCHTTEFTTLMYHHIRDYSALDSAARDISVSPEEFKSQMKFLHKNGYTVITSRDIHENMVPCKSVMITFDDGHYDVVTQAYPIMKEYDFVGVLGLILARIDESDYLFGSDIRRLQMAGWEIASHTWHHPNLSELSREYMPYQIDQSKKDLEKWFHTPIYIFIYPKGRYTYATLDKIKTSGYSYAFTTQTGKTDISKKTLELKRIDVTPGMTIEIFAQLLKPTSTIPEK from the coding sequence ATGAGTTTTCTTATTACATTTCTCAGTTCTTTATTTGGGCTTTCTTCGTTTGGTCTCTCAGCAGATACAAAATGCCATACGACAGAATTTACTACCTTGATGTATCATCACATAAGAGATTATTCTGCCCTCGACAGTGCAGCACGTGATATCTCAGTCTCACCAGAAGAATTCAAATCACAGATGAAATTTCTCCATAAAAATGGTTATACAGTTATCACTTCTCGTGATATCCACGAAAACATGGTTCCATGCAAATCTGTTATGATTACGTTTGATGATGGACACTATGATGTAGTAACGCAAGCATACCCTATTATGAAAGAATACGATTTTGTCTGAGTGCTGGGACTCATACTCGCAAGAATAGACGAGTCTGATTACCTTTTCTGATCCGATATTCGTCGTCTCCAAATGGCTGGCTGGGAAATAGCAAGTCACACCTGGCATCATCCCAATCTCTCCGAATTATCAAGAGAGTATATGCCCTATCAGATAGACCAGAGTAAAAAAGATCTCGAAAAATGGTTTCATACTCCTATTTATATTTTTATTTACCCAAAGTGACGCTATACCTATGCGACACTCGACAAAATAAAAACATCTGGTTATAGTTATGCATTTACCACACAAACGGGGAAAACAGATATATCCAAAAAGACTCTTGAGCTGAAGAGGATTGATGTAACACCTGGGATGACAATCGAAATATTTGCACAACTCCTCAAGCCAACGAGCACTATCCCTGAAAAATAA
- a CDS encoding 6-phosphogluconolactonase, with protein MKTTALYSDITDWFFSTLETLLGTQKTVTIALPGGHSLDGWYASVIGNVDIWKRIDATRLRWCLVDERCVPADNLDRNDTYVWETFLKPLGFTLDQFLCLGMPEVNALEYSEIIGTPDIAIFGLGPDGHIASLFPGHPALSAQSEGYIHIHDAPKMPPERITLTIPSIQKISHTAFFAVGPEKQKAFEDFLNPMITPIECPAKFLNPDIIFQG; from the coding sequence ATGAAAACTACCGCTCTCTATTCTGATATTACTGACTGGTTTTTTTCGACACTGGAGACACTTCTTGGTACACAAAAAACTGTGACGATTGCTCTCCCAGGAGGGCATTCCCTAGATGGATGGTATGCTTCGGTGATCTGAAATGTAGATATCTGGAAGAGGATTGATGCCACTCGTCTTCGTTGGTGTTTGGTTGATGAGCGCTGTGTCCCTGCGGATAACTTAGATCGCAATGATACGTATGTTTGGGAGACATTTTTGAAACCTCTTTGATTCACATTAGACCAATTTCTCTGTCTTTGAATGCCTGAAGTGAATGCCCTCGAATATTCTGAAATAATAGGTACACCTGATATAGCGATTTTTTGACTGTGACCCGATGGACATATCGCTTCACTTTTTCCAGGACATCCAGCACTTTCGGCACAATCTGAAGGATATATCCATATCCATGATGCTCCGAAGATGCCACCTGAGCGTATTACCCTCACGATTCCAAGCATTCAAAAAATTTCACATACTGCTTTTTTTGCTGTGTGACCTGAAAAACAAAAAGCATTTGAAGATTTTCTTAATCCCATGATAACTCCTATCGAGTGTCCAGCAAAATTTCTCAATCCTGATATTATTTTTCAGGGATAG
- a CDS encoding thioredoxin family protein gives MKVVKIGAVWCAGCIVMKPIWRDIEVANPWLETTSYDIDDDEEIVQAYGDLRKLPIFIFFGKNGKEIARFHGEISRSEFLKKIDPLKNL, from the coding sequence ATGAAAGTCGTAAAAATATGAGCCGTCTGGTGTGCTGGATGTATCGTGATGAAGCCGATATGGAGAGATATAGAAGTGGCAAATCCATGGCTTGAGACAACATCGTATGATATCGATGATGATGAAGAAATCGTACAAGCGTATGGAGATTTGCGAAAGCTCCCTATCTTTATTTTCTTTGGAAAAAATGGAAAAGAGATAGCTCGATTTCATGGGGAAATATCTCGCAGTGAATTCCTCAAAAAAATAGACCCCCTTAAAAATTTATAA
- a CDS encoding tRNA-dihydrouridine synthase, translating to MSWITDLTSQKKPIVALAPMDGYCDSAFRAICKKVAPETVVFSEFYSADGLFHNPKLAEKVLTHDPIEHPLIFQIFGNNPDTFLAAGKLIESYGAQGVDINMGCPAKKVVKCGYGSGLMIDQDRAMKIVSILAENLNIPVSVKTRLGWTNADELIEFGQALQNAGTQLITVHGRTFQQEYTGEANWEPIYELQKTLTIPVLGNGDCKNYNDGIQKIQVPCNEGREMTTNSELGTLNLELALAGFMIARGALGNPWCFLPDNYVPTWKERITVMEEHMQRMILTKGEQRSCLEIRKHFVHYLHGFDGVREYRKRLASLTSLHEAETILDELSQITDIR from the coding sequence GTGTCCTGGATAACTGATCTTACTTCTCAAAAAAAACCTATTGTGGCCCTCGCTCCGATGGATGGATACTGCGATAGTGCTTTTCGTGCTATTTGTAAAAAAGTTGCGCCAGAGACTGTGGTCTTTTCGGAGTTTTATAGTGCTGATGGGCTCTTTCATAATCCAAAACTCGCAGAAAAAGTGCTCACCCATGACCCGATAGAGCATCCACTTATTTTTCAAATATTTGGAAATAATCCTGACACCTTTCTTGCAGCTGGGAAACTGATTGAGTCCTATGGTGCCCAATGAGTCGATATCAATATGGGATGTCCTGCAAAAAAAGTCGTAAAATGTGGTTATGGTTCAGGATTGATGATAGACCAAGATCGCGCAATGAAAATTGTAAGTATTTTAGCCGAAAACCTCAATATCCCAGTGAGTGTCAAAACACGACTTGGATGGACCAATGCTGATGAACTTATCGAATTCTGACAGGCACTTCAAAATGCTGGCACACAGCTTATCACCGTTCACGGTAGGACTTTTCAACAAGAATATACCGGTGAGGCGAATTGGGAACCTATTTATGAACTACAAAAAACTCTCACAATACCCGTGCTCGGAAATGGAGATTGCAAGAACTATAACGATGGAATCCAAAAAATACAAGTGCCATGTAACGAGTGACGAGAAATGACTACAAACTCTGAACTTGGAACTCTGAACTTGGAACTTGCTTTAGCTGGCTTTATGATTGCTCGAGGAGCACTTGGAAATCCTTGGTGCTTTCTCCCTGATAATTATGTGCCAACCTGGAAAGAGAGGATTACGGTAATGGAGGAACATATGCAGAGAATGATACTCACAAAATGAGAACAAAGATCCTGCCTTGAAATTCGTAAACATTTCGTACACTATTTACACGGTTTCGATGGCGTAAGAGAATATCGGAAACGGCTTGCCTCTCTGACGAGTCTTCACGAAGCTGAGACGATACTTGATGAACTCAGTCAAATCACCGATATTAGATAA